From the Microbacterium sp. W4I4 genome, one window contains:
- a CDS encoding transferase, with amino-acid sequence MGKNYIDIEDDRGETLRYRKHVNGRGFVAHGAKVNPKALIEAGAYVEPGAKIGAGARIVRGAWVDSDAVIGENAYIDAHAHIGQGAVIGDGAHVGVRTDIGAGARIARGARIGDDETVAAGLRIATDPKGLWLAA; translated from the coding sequence GTGGGTAAGAACTACATCGACATCGAGGACGACCGGGGCGAGACGCTGCGATACCGCAAGCACGTCAATGGTCGTGGTTTCGTCGCGCACGGCGCGAAGGTGAACCCCAAGGCGCTCATCGAGGCCGGGGCCTATGTCGAACCCGGGGCGAAGATCGGAGCCGGCGCACGGATCGTGCGCGGCGCCTGGGTCGACTCGGATGCCGTGATCGGCGAGAACGCCTACATCGACGCCCACGCCCACATCGGGCAGGGCGCGGTGATCGGCGACGGCGCGCACGTCGGCGTCCGCACCGACATCGGCGCCGGAGCGCGCATCGCCCGAGGAGCGCGCATCGGCGACGACGAGACAGTCGCCGCCGGCCTGCGGATCGCCACCGACCCGAAGGGGCTCTGGCTCGCCGCCTGA
- a CDS encoding acyltransferase family protein: MTRGKAVGGVRSEDGPSSVRADIQGLRAVAVALVVLFHLSARTLPGGYVGVDVFFVISGYLITGHLLREVNRTGTVRLARFWARRARRLLPASFTVLAVSWLVVWLVLPVTARHQNFTEIGFAAGYALNWRLAAMSVDYLGAENAPSVVQHFWSLSVEEQFYLVWPLLVLLAIAVSVRLRRGRVTRRGLIATTLGVVFLASLAHSIIATSISQPEAYFATTTRAWEFAAGGLLCFPPASRLSPLWRAALSWAAVAVLIAVAVTYSGKTDFPGSAALLPVVASAALIRAGGDDGCRWAPQRMLGSRPLRFLGDTSYAIYLWHWPAIIVATSLSGGPLTVPAAVIVVVVTIVLAALTKRYIEDPVRRAPGILSRPAPTLVLTAAGVAILLALTVVPLRAAHAHAEAYEHRVATQIADTDGCFGAYALMNGCAHPFSAQGTDPLATQVGYLSRMPDPKHCTAEDVAGRQEVRCHVEGDGPRVAFIGDSHAEHLVEPMLLVAERDGWDLVVRTRGGCSALEDPDDIGGAGHSRRCEAWGREVHEELLADDRIDAVVFSLRPTTKKPSTAFASDRMAHLIASGRRVGLIRDVPGTEDEKGVGAPARTGPECVTGSPGRDDPCVRVDAAGRDWAWDAAVQAGATVIDTHELLCPGGVCHVVIGGTIVYGDSNHLAVPFAKTLAPWLATRLRPLAE; this comes from the coding sequence GTGACCAGGGGGAAAGCGGTCGGCGGCGTTCGTTCGGAGGACGGGCCGTCGAGCGTGCGCGCCGACATCCAGGGCCTTCGCGCCGTGGCCGTGGCGCTGGTGGTCCTCTTCCACCTGTCCGCGCGGACGCTCCCCGGCGGGTACGTCGGCGTCGACGTGTTCTTCGTCATCAGCGGCTACCTGATCACCGGTCACCTGCTCCGTGAGGTGAACCGCACGGGGACGGTGCGACTGGCGCGGTTCTGGGCGCGTCGCGCCCGTCGGCTCCTGCCCGCCTCCTTCACGGTCCTCGCCGTCTCGTGGCTCGTCGTGTGGCTCGTGCTTCCGGTCACGGCGCGCCATCAGAACTTCACCGAGATCGGCTTCGCAGCCGGCTATGCGCTCAACTGGCGCCTGGCGGCCATGTCGGTCGACTATCTCGGAGCCGAGAACGCGCCGAGCGTCGTGCAGCATTTCTGGTCGCTCTCCGTGGAGGAGCAGTTCTACCTCGTCTGGCCGCTGCTCGTGCTGCTCGCCATCGCCGTGTCCGTGAGGCTGAGGCGGGGGCGCGTGACGCGGCGGGGATTGATCGCGACAACCCTCGGCGTGGTCTTCCTCGCATCGCTCGCCCACTCCATCATCGCGACGTCGATCTCGCAACCAGAGGCCTACTTCGCCACGACCACGCGCGCCTGGGAGTTCGCGGCCGGAGGGCTGCTGTGCTTCCCCCCGGCGTCGCGTCTGTCACCGCTCTGGCGCGCCGCGCTCAGCTGGGCTGCGGTCGCGGTGCTCATCGCCGTCGCCGTGACCTACTCGGGGAAGACGGACTTCCCCGGTTCCGCGGCACTGCTGCCGGTGGTCGCCTCTGCCGCACTCATCCGCGCGGGCGGTGACGACGGATGCCGATGGGCACCGCAGCGGATGCTGGGCTCTCGACCCCTGCGCTTCCTGGGCGACACGTCGTATGCGATCTATCTCTGGCACTGGCCGGCGATCATCGTGGCGACATCGCTTTCCGGTGGGCCCCTCACCGTGCCCGCGGCGGTGATCGTGGTGGTCGTGACGATCGTGCTCGCCGCCCTGACGAAGCGGTACATCGAAGACCCGGTGCGTCGCGCTCCCGGCATCCTGAGCCGGCCCGCGCCGACTCTCGTCCTGACCGCAGCCGGGGTCGCGATCCTGCTCGCGCTGACCGTGGTCCCGTTGCGGGCCGCGCACGCGCACGCCGAGGCGTACGAGCATCGTGTCGCCACGCAGATCGCCGACACCGACGGGTGCTTCGGCGCCTACGCCCTCATGAACGGATGCGCGCATCCGTTCTCTGCGCAGGGCACCGACCCCCTCGCGACCCAGGTCGGCTACCTGTCGCGCATGCCGGACCCGAAGCATTGCACAGCGGAAGACGTGGCGGGGCGGCAGGAGGTGCGCTGCCACGTCGAGGGCGACGGGCCGCGGGTGGCGTTCATCGGCGATTCGCACGCGGAGCACCTCGTCGAGCCGATGCTGCTGGTCGCCGAGCGCGACGGCTGGGATCTCGTCGTGCGCACCAGGGGTGGATGCTCGGCGTTGGAGGACCCGGACGACATCGGCGGCGCCGGGCACAGTCGTCGCTGTGAGGCGTGGGGTCGCGAGGTGCACGAGGAGCTTCTCGCGGACGACCGCATCGATGCCGTGGTGTTCAGCCTGCGTCCGACGACGAAGAAGCCGTCCACGGCGTTCGCGTCCGACAGGATGGCTCACCTCATCGCCTCCGGGCGACGCGTCGGCCTGATCAGGGACGTGCCAGGCACCGAAGACGAGAAGGGCGTGGGAGCGCCCGCCCGCACGGGCCCGGAATGTGTCACCGGGTCGCCGGGGCGTGACGACCCGTGCGTCCGTGTCGATGCGGCCGGGCGGGACTGGGCATGGGATGCCGCCGTGCAGGCCGGAGCCACCGTGATCGACACGCACGAGCTGCTGTGTCCGGGCGGCGTCTGTCACGTGGTCATCGGCGGCACGATCGTCTATGGCGACAGCAACCACTTGGCCGTGCCGTTCGCGAAGACGCTCGCGCCGTGGCTTGCGACACGGCTTCGACCGCTGGCGGAGTGA
- a CDS encoding DNA-formamidopyrimidine glycosylase family protein: MPEGDTVFQATRRLDEALRGQVVTRFDLRVPGAATVDLTGQTVHQVVPRGKHILMRIGDQTLHSHLRMDGAWRLYRPGEKWRHPAFKVRAIVGTAARDAVGIDIAEVRVVATRDEGELVGHLGPDPLSDDWDAAEAVRRLSADTRSIHVALLDQRNVAGFGNEYAAELLFLRGVLPETPTPDVDVDALLALGARTIRANRDRIDRTFTGDARRGFTDWVYGRANRPCRRCGTPILRGELGADPTRERVTFWCPSCQR; this comes from the coding sequence GTGCCTGAGGGCGACACCGTCTTCCAGGCCACGCGGCGACTCGACGAGGCGTTGCGCGGACAGGTCGTCACCCGTTTCGACCTGCGTGTCCCTGGCGCCGCCACGGTCGATCTCACCGGTCAGACGGTGCATCAGGTCGTGCCGCGCGGCAAGCACATCCTCATGCGCATCGGCGATCAGACCCTGCATTCCCATCTGCGCATGGACGGCGCCTGGCGCCTCTACCGGCCGGGCGAGAAGTGGCGTCATCCGGCGTTCAAGGTCCGCGCGATCGTCGGCACCGCAGCCAGGGATGCCGTGGGCATCGACATCGCCGAGGTCCGCGTCGTCGCGACCCGCGACGAGGGCGAGCTGGTCGGGCATCTGGGTCCGGATCCGCTCTCCGATGACTGGGATGCCGCAGAAGCCGTGCGCCGGCTCAGCGCCGACACCCGCAGCATTCATGTCGCACTGCTGGACCAGCGCAACGTCGCCGGCTTCGGCAACGAGTACGCCGCCGAACTGCTCTTCCTGCGCGGTGTCCTGCCCGAGACGCCCACCCCGGATGTCGATGTCGACGCTCTTCTCGCGCTCGGCGCGCGCACCATCCGCGCGAATCGCGATCGCATCGACCGAACCTTCACGGGCGATGCCCGCCGAGGCTTCACCGACTGGGTGTACGGTCGCGCGAACCGTCCGTGTCGGCGGTGCGGAACCCCCATCCTCCGCGGCGAACTGGGCGCCGATCCGACCCGCGAGCGCGTCACGTTCTGGTGCCCGAGCTGCCAGCGATGA
- a CDS encoding EI24 domain-containing protein: protein MIREFFTGIRFLGRGFGYWRKRPGLMFLGLIPGLIALVLLIAALLPLLLSLGSITEWMTPFADGWDPFWATALRSAVGIVIAIGALVLASVVFTALTLLIGDPFYQRIWRAVENDLGGQVPEGDGGLRVAFGESIRLVALGVLVAILALLIGLIPVVGAVLATVVSILLTGRLLARELTGRALNARDVPSDIRSRIFAARRSRLLGFGVATQLCFMVPLGAVFIMPTAVAGATILARDLLDQPQGPVRA from the coding sequence GTGATCCGCGAGTTCTTCACCGGCATCCGGTTCCTCGGCCGCGGCTTCGGATACTGGCGCAAGCGCCCGGGCCTGATGTTCCTCGGTCTCATCCCCGGACTCATCGCTCTGGTGCTCTTGATCGCGGCACTCCTGCCGCTGCTGCTCTCACTCGGATCCATCACCGAGTGGATGACCCCGTTCGCCGACGGATGGGATCCGTTCTGGGCCACGGCGCTGAGATCGGCGGTGGGCATCGTCATCGCGATCGGCGCACTGGTGCTGGCCAGCGTGGTGTTCACGGCGCTCACGCTGCTGATCGGCGACCCGTTCTACCAGCGCATCTGGCGCGCGGTGGAGAACGACCTCGGCGGACAGGTGCCCGAGGGCGACGGCGGACTGCGGGTGGCGTTCGGCGAGAGCATCCGACTGGTCGCGCTCGGCGTGCTCGTCGCCATTCTCGCTCTGCTGATCGGCCTCATACCGGTGGTCGGCGCGGTGCTCGCGACCGTGGTCAGCATCCTGCTGACCGGCCGCCTGCTGGCTCGCGAACTCACCGGACGCGCCCTCAACGCCCGCGACGTCCCCAGCGACATCCGCTCCAGGATCTTCGCCGCTCGACGCTCGCGTCTGCTCGGCTTCGGCGTCGCGACGCAGCTGTGCTTCATGGTGCCGCTCGGCGCCGTGTTCATCATGCCGACCGCGGTTGCCGGCGCGACGATCCTGGCCCGCGATCTGCTCGATCAGCCCCAGGGCCCTGTTCGTGCCTGA